TTGACAAATAAGGGGGTCTCTTTACGATAAGAGGTTGTTTTGTCTGGGGTTGGTGGGTTATGATGTGTCTCATTGGATGGCCGAGAGAGGGGGAGGTGAGGGGAATGATCGGCATGGCAGATTACTTTGTACGATCAGTAGATGTTTACCACATACAGGGTAACGGGGTTGGTTATCTTCGTCCAGATAGTCGGTGACATTTTCGATATTATACGCTGCGGTCTACCAGAATGTGCTGTGAACCAAGCTGCACCACCTGGCCTTGACGGCGCAGGGGACTGGGGTCATCATTTCGGATGTGTCAAAGGGGAGTATGCAGTTCAAGGGTGAGTTGTATCAATCATCATCGAGGTTTAGGCGAACAGCTTGCAGGATAGTTGGTGATTGTTTGCTTGTGCGGTACGTTTGTTGATCAGTTCAGCTTATGCGAAACAGCGAAAACTATAGACTCGTGGGTGAAAAGTCATGTTCTCTATCTTTGTTAACCTTGGAATGAAATGTAGAAGTAGTAGCTTGTTAAGATGGTATAGATAGGCCGACGCCAGTAGCTGCTTCTCCATGAAGTTCTGATTAATCCTAGTGTCCTTAAAATTCTTGACAAGATCTCATTGGGACGCATCATTTACAGATACGATAATAAGGATAtttgttagagatactagagatctacgatgaatgtagatgtaactggaaatctcttgatgcgttgagagagagagaaaccatctacatgctatgactgagactaagtactgggagcaaacagtggtggtcacgcgaccttccaacagTGGTAAATGAACATTTGGAGGCCAGTAGCCATTGTTGTTTGCCATGATCCTAAAGAATCGAAGTTGAGATGTTTCGGAGGCAGACTGTGAATGGAGAGAGTCGGTCGTACTGGAGAATAGATCAAGGACGCAGCGCGGATGGGCAGGGGGTTATATACGTTGTGAAGGAGAATGACCGTCCGTCCTTGCTTATGAGAGCCTTTCACGCTTCGCCGTGTTGGGTGGGAAACTTGTTATGCATGCCGTCGCTCTGACTGGCtggctggttctggggcGCTTATTGATTTATGATCCTCATGAGAGTATTGGGGAGAATCCACGAAAGTCAGGAGCACTATTACAAGGAATTTCCACAAGGGGTGGGTAGGATTGGATGCTAGGACTTCGCTGCAGCGAGTATGGAGCAATCATGAGCTACCAAGCAGGGCACGTCGGTCTCGATACAAGCGCAGTCAAAAAATGAAAATTACCATTTAATTGAAACGTATTGTAATATTTGCATCCGTGCGCCGAGGTATATTACTCCATTCCAAAATCTTACTATACTAAGAGAGGTCCCCCCAAGTAGTTTGTCCTTTCAATTGTGCACACACCTGCTCAGTCCTCTCCCTGCCATTATCACGGGAAAAGACGGCATCAATCTGGTAAGGGCATATGCCTTCGCTTCTATTCTCATACTAATATTGATTATACAGACTCCCAAAGCCGATCTCGTGATGTTAGCCAAAACAGCATTAATAGCTTTGCAAATTTGGTGGCTGGATACCCCGGACTCGGCAGATGCAATTGAACGGCAACACAAACTGGATCCTGGGGTTTAATCGCTAGTGATAGCCTGTCAGCGTCTCAGGAAGAATGGATACAGAGAAGGACGGATCCAAGTAGCCCAGAACGGAATTTTGAATCTGTATGTGCAAGCCATGACGGAAGACCTCACCGAAGACTTGCTGAAGATGGTCGCGCTCCTTACCCGGTATTTCAGCGCACATTCTAGAGCGACTCTCCTTTGTCGGCTTCTTCGATTCTTCAATAACCCTTCAGAATATCTCAACGTTTGCATTGACATCCACCACAGATACGCGACAACGGTCAAATCGGAGTCAATAACGAGCTTCGAGAAAAGGTTTATCGACCTTTTAGGGCTCGTGGAATATTTTGTCGTCAATGGGAAATGGGTATTATATTTGGATGCCTAAGTGCACTGTCGGATTGGGCTGCCATCGTTGCCGCAATCTACTCTCCTCAACGGAATATTTCTTTTTACCAATTTGAATGAACCAACCTGAATGCTGCTCTACATTTGTCGCCAAAAATTGAATTATATTATTACCCCTAATGTTATTCTATATTCTGTTTCTCCGTTGCTTGGCCTTGCCTGATCCGAACATTGAAAGATGTATTGAAATCACCGTTGATGTACCACTGATCATGAACGTTTCAAGAAAGAACTCATCTTTCTTTCATTGCATGTCTACATGCACGGCATTTATACGCTGACACAAAAATGAATGACTGAAGAAAGTACACATGGGCGGTGCAAGTTTGCTGCCTTGGCTGCCTCAGAATTTAAAGCATGTAGATGACAAAAGAATCATGCCTGTATATAAAAAGCGAGTTAATGCTGTGAGCACGCTCGAATCCATGTGTGTCAATCCTTGAATTTCCTGACAATCGAGTAAAACTCCAAATATTCCTTTGAGACTGGGGCAACTCTATAATGCAAAATATCGAACACAAAAATTCAAGTGAGCCTGTCCGAGAGACTCTCGGCCGGAAATCAGAAAAGGAGAGCTCAATCTCCCATACTCCAAAAACTAAACTAGAGTCGAAGATGGGCCGAAATTTCTCCAGAATAGCTCTCTCGACGAGAGGAGGCCGATCCTCATCCCCGGTTGTTGCGGTATAGCCGTGGATGTCAGAAAGCATATCACGCCGAACATGCACTTCTGTTTTGATCGCCAGAGTAATATGAATGAAGCGGCCCATATCAGTTTTCTTGCGCGACTCATCTTCGAGATGCTTATACAACAATTGCCGAAAAGCCTGACCCAATCCACCGTTCATTGTATAGTAGGTCGAATTTTCCATCATGACTACGTAAATGTAGGCGGCTGGGAATATGTTCATTGTTTGAGGTTGACAATATCTCTCTCTGCATGCTTCCCGGATACTGCGGCAAGGTACTATATAATACCCTCCTGGGTCATTCAAAACTATGACTTCAGGCCTGTCAGCGTCGAATTTGACTGGATAATAAGTTTACTTACTTTGAGAGAAAGGTTCAAAAAGTCGTTCCCAGTCCATTGCCGAGTGGCTGGAAGGATAGCACTAAAGATAATGAGCTGAAATGTGAGGGACTTAAAGAACTGCAGTTTAGGGAACGCCCTGGCCTAAATTAGATATCATTTCTAAGAAACAATCATTCTCGGACACATCAAGGATTCCTATATGCAGGGAATCCTGGTACGAAAAGCCATTTTTTGGTAGTTCATTACACAAATTTTCAAAACCTCAGGGTACGCCGCATATGTAGTTTAGCCTCAAATTGGCGCCGAAAACATATAATGAATAAAATTATCCCCATAAGTGAGATCGGCATGCAGCCATTGTGAGCTCTCAGGCACTCAGTCAGTTATCCAATGGAAGGTGCATGTAATCGGACTCCAATGGCCCCGCGCTAGCATCAATCTGCTTCGGGCGAACGCAGATAACTCATTTTCTGAAAGGGCTAGAGGTGTTCCCGCTGCGCAATGGCGCTAAGTCTACGCCAATTTTCAGTAAGACAAAAATTCCGACTTTTTGAAAGGTTTTGTATTGTATTGGGGGAAGTGGGCCGAAACACTCGCTTTGATTGATCAGAGCAGCCTCCTCCTAAAATATGTGGTATGAAGGTAATGTTACTTGTGAACATACCATTTCATACTAGTCAATGAGCAATGATAAAGACAGCAGATATACGCCGAGCTTCAAGGCAATCACCTGCCTCAACACCAACTTCAACCACTGGATATTATGCCATACCTCCAAATAATttcctttgctttttttctaatCCACACCTGTCAAAGATTGTTGTGGGATATGCGAGCCAACATTGGAGTTGAAAATTTTCTGCAGTACCTACATTGTGCTGTTAGTTTGTCCTCCGTCAACGAGTTTCCTCTGCAACATAATTTTCTCACTCAATGGGATCTATATCTTAATCACGTCCAATACCATTGCATCGGTTACTTCTCTTTCTGGCTCTGTTTGATCATCAGTCTCAATACATGGGGTTTGTGTTGCGTGAAAAGACTCACGACATTTGTAAAGTACAAACTCAACAGAGAAACATCTATGGTAAGAGCGGCGTCCTGGGCGTCCTGGATCATCTTCCAAGGGAAGATCACCTTCATTTATCGGGAATCCAATGGCAACCCGGTAGCATTGAAGGAATTCGGGAAAATCTTTCTTCGTGATCAGACCTCTGTGGATATCGTCCCCTTCATTCCCTTCACATCCTTCTCCTTCCTTTCGACAATGACGGTAGCACGCAGTTGGATCTGGAAAGAGTTGAAAGCATCGCGGACAAATAAATTTCAAGTCTGTTTTTACCAGAGCTCGAAGCAAGATTGCGAGCCACCTTTCCACGTCAGACATCTTGGAGTAAAGTGATAGAAGCAACCAGGAAACAGAAGGCTGACAATTTGACAGAAGTATACTCTTTATAGGCGAGGGCCGGCTCGCGAGCGCATCTTCACAGATCCAAGCACATTAGTAAATGCACTTGCCGAATAGAACTAGCGGTGGGGATGCAAGATAGTACTCCTGCCAACTTTTGATTAAGATTTTGATACAAAAACCTTTGGAGTGACACGGTCTCGACTGATTGTGGCCTTTGGTTCAATTTTGTTCCAGCATAGGTACTAGTTTACAGCTGCTCTTACAGCCTCGCATATCAAATGTCCAAGTGTTTTATTGGCCATATAATTCAAGTTAGCTTCATGATGACACTATCTAGGATATGAAGCTAAGCGGATCCAGGACAGTCTAAAAGCGTGGTCTTCAAGCAAGAGCTTGAATTTGGAAGGCTCAGTTGCAGGTCGTGTTCTACTAGGAGATCCCATCCAATGGAAGATCTGATCATCTCCGTCTATCCCGTGACTGTTCCCTTAACACCCCGCAGCATCCAAAGAGCCCGAGGATACGAGACCAAAGGGTATTTGATATATCTATATTTCGCACAAGACACAAGACTTAAGGTattgaaagaaaaaggatAAAGAATTTCGTAAGGAGACTTGAAAAACAGCACAACGCATTGAAGGATCCGCGATGTCAATAACGTATAGAGATGCAAGGTTATATACCGCCTGAATTGTACCAATGTCGCGATACTACACCTGTCCTCATCATTAGCTATGTTCATCCAATTCCAGGGCCGGCTCCACCATCTTGCTTGGGATATGGGGCCGAGTTGATCAAAAAATTGCTTTTCGCGAAGGGAGGTCAGAGCGAAGTGTTCAGACAAGATTGATTATATGATGCATGGAGAAAGTCTAGGCTTGAGATATTACACTGCCATCTTGGCGATCCTTTCGCGCTTACAACTTACAGGTCTTACATAGATCGATCGTCTTACTGACTTGGCGCCACACAACTGAGTattcacaaccttcacaaccttcacaaccttcacaaccttcacaaccttcacaaccttcacaaccttcacaaccttcacaaccttcacaaccttcacaaccttcacaaccttcacaaccttcacaaccttcacaaccttcacaaccttcacaaccttcacaaccttcacaaccttcacaaccttcacaaccttcacaaccttcacaaccttcacaaccttcacaaccttcacaaccttcacaaccttcacaaccttcacaaccttcactGCCTTCACTGACAGTCCCACAAATTCCCGACTCTCGAATTTCACCGCTCCTGATGCCATACAAGGCACCTGGATTCACTCCAGTATACACGAAATACGACGAAATCAAATTGAAAAGGGCAGTTTCCGAGAATGACCCCGAAATACTCGGCGAGCGCTTAAGCATCGCCTGCTCCACAGCACCAAAGAAATGTAATTACAGGTTACAGCACCAACGAAAAGCGGCCCGAAGAATCTACCTACTGGTTTTTGAGGAAGATCCGAACATATTTATCCCATTCATCCTCTCCGTTTCACCGAGAGCTTGCGAGCACTTCAATTTCTCGATTTTCAAGTCTCAGCACGAGAAACGAACCAAAATCATGTACCATGAATGTGCTTTGTTCCTCATTTGGAGGGTGGCCCGTGGGCATGGCATTGAGAAGACGAACATTTTCATCAAATTGGTACAGTGGCACATGCAAACATCCCCGCCAGTGACGGGAGCTGAAGGCAAGGAGGACCAATACTGGTCGTTACGACTGTCTAGTTTTGCCGCAATTCAGAGTATGTTCGGTGATGTCATTGCAGACGCAGTTCAACGTTTCCCACCAGAAGCAGAAATGAGTGTAGGGGATTACTTACCAGAGAGTACAACCAACATTTGGACAAGGATCCCCCACCGAGAGCCTCAAGATTCACTAATTTGCCTCTATGTTGGACGGGCTCATGAGATCGCCAAGGTGCTATTTCCAATTGGAAGCCAGAAAGTTGCCTCCGTTCTCGCGGCAGATGTTCCGAATGCAACCATGACAAGTACTCCGCAGGCTGCTCTAGGTCCAGAGAGCGCTAATAAAACATCAACATGTTCCGAGTTTGGTATGAAGAATATTAGTGGTACATATTTCCAAATGCTGATAGCACTCGAAAGCAGATGACGCATATTTCAGTTTACGCGGTGCACACGTCGAGGCTTTACAGTCGATCTTCAGCACGGAAGTATGCAGAGGCATAGATGAAAGCCAATTGAGAACATGGGAGAGAGAGCAGCTGCTTGTGGATACAACGGACTGTATTACAATGCAGTTATGGCGGGGGCAGCCGCATCTTGGAATTATCCGGCTGCGAATCGGATTCTATGCGGGATCTCATTTAGCCAATGTTTTGTATCAAGAAGCTCCTCGTATTAGTTTACCTTCAAATTGAAAAGTTACCGTATTTCCGTCCATTTCACTGTCCCTCCCCTGATAAAAGCAGACACCTTTGCAGGCATAATGAGTTCCCCACTCAAAGGTAGCGTTATTTTGTCTTTTTCGGTGACCAAGATTTCCGTTCCCTCGCTCCGAAATGTCATATGTTCACATTGCATATAGCAGAGTTCTCTCTTAACATTATCTCCGTTAATCATGTGAAATGGATGTGGGATGTAATCTTTAAGATTATTTGGATCCAATTCTTTCCAACTATTGCGCTATCATAAAACGTTAGGTGTTCCTATCTTGAATATCGATCTTGGAGAGCCTACCAATGTGGATCCATCACTGAAAGAATCAGCCATTTTTCAAAAGTAATATTGTACGGATGGGGGAAATGGAAGATGGAAATGAAGAGCAACAATCTGCTTCGCAACTTCGTCTGCGGTTGGTATGACGAGACAGCAGAGGTCTTGAATAGCAAAAGATCTGGGGAAATATGGAGAGAAGATAACCAGCAAATCTCAGTAGTAGGTTGGTCCCCTCGTGAAATGCTTGAACGAGAAAAGTGTTCCCAGAGAGGGGTTTACAACATAGGAAATTGTCGGGCAGTGGAAGAAATTAGCCCAAACCCCACCATTTACGTCAGGCTGAGCCACAGCGTGGCTGGTCTCTTCTCGTCACGTGACTCTGCTCATTGATAATTGGATGTCATCCAGAATATGTCGGCGCAGTTACGCCGGTATACCGGAGGATTTATTAATCCTACCAATCTTCTTATGTAATCAGGATAGCAGAAATTCCCAGAATAGTAGATACAGCAATACAGAGAATGGATACCATTATTGGACCCATACATTACACAATTTGGAATACGCCGACAGAATACGGGTAGTATCAGTCTCCGCCTAATTGACCCTCACCCTCGTCCTCATATGTGGGTTGTGAAGGCAGTGAAGGCAGTGAGGGCagtgaaggttgtgaaggttgtgaaggttgtgaaggttgtgaaggttgtgaaggttgtgaaggttgtgaaggttgtgaaggttgtgaaggttgtgaaggttgtgaaggttgtgaaggttgtgaaggttgtgcAGAAGGGGCAATGTCGCAGATATGTGACGTGTCATAGTCTCATTGGCTGCGCATAGTACCAAAGCTTCCAGATAAATTATAGCTTATGTAAACAGCATATTTTGTGGCGGCTCTGACGCGTACTTGTTTGATCAGATGCAAATGACAAAGGTGCTTGCAGCCAGAGGCATAGAATCATGTGATGTTGATCGGTGCTAACGTTCCATGGGGATCTAGTCGTTTAGTAAGAATTCAACTCGCAAAATAACGTTCGATATTGACAGTGCCAACAGAGCTAGGTCATGAGCACTGAATTCAGTCACAAGAACAAGTAGGGGTATTACTCGACATATCATGCCCGTACCCCGAGGCGAGTTTTGGGAATAGCTCCATACCGTTCAATGATCAGATCATCCTTCTGTATCTTAATTCGCCGTCTGAGGCAAGGTGTTGCGCCAGATCCAGATTGGGGATGCTGTGATGCGTGTAGAAAGTGCTGGGTTAGACTGGCTCAAAACGAAACTTTGAGCACGCTATAGCAGCAAATGAGAGATCATTAACTAATAGTTGATGTATTGCAGCATATTGTAATTGATTATTCTCGGAATGCAGAAAGCTTTTGTGATGTGTCCTAGTCTTGAAAAATAATTACGGAAGGTACCACCATCCAGACCGTTGCTGGCCATTGCTCGAGTGCCTCGCAATCTTGCTTTTAAGTGTGCCTCCTACAGGTGTTCTATCTTGCTGTGTTGAGATCCAGAGACCAAAGGTAGGTAAAAGTGGACTGCAATCAATAACGGTATTTGTGTCAACCCAATAGGAAATACAATAACAAGCCAAAAACATGTAGGGATACCAACAACAAAATCTTCGTAGAGAATAGGAATCTCTAGggccaagaaaagaaagcacACGAGAAATATCAAGGCTGAAGGCTGCGCGGGTTGCGGTATTGAACAACCCGGTTATGATCGTCAATCAAAGGTAGAGTGTCTTGGCCGTGCCCATTGTGCATCGCTGCAAGTGTCTCAGCGAGTGTTTTGTCTAGGGCTTCCCTTCTGAAAATTGTAGGATTTCTTTTTGATAGGCGAAGGACGTAGACAGATATTGGAGTCATGTCTTTATGAGCAGTCTCATAGACATAGTCGACATTGTTGAGATCTAGCACGAAATAAGAGTGGCGACCGGGGTATATGTTCACAGCGAGGAAGGAAGTCTGGTTGTCTGGCCGATCTTTTCGAAGGGAACCCTCGACCTTTGACACAAATGGACGTATAGACCCCAAATAATCTCTGGAATCGAGAATACTGTTGGGAACATCACCAAGTATTCGAATTGGCGATGAATCAACCGATTGAAGAAAACTCTTTATGGTATCTGAGATTTGACCCATGATACGCTCACGAATTTGTTGCATTGACTCCCCCATTGTATGAATAGCAATGTGTGAGACCGTTGGAAAGCTAacagaaaaggaagatcCCAAACCCAAAGATTGTCAGCTCATTCAGAGGCCGTTCAATCCAGGGCTGATATTTATGTCGGTACCACACCGCCCTAGATACCTATATTCTAAATGGGAATAGCGCAGGCAATAACCGTTGGCGGGCGCACAATGCACCTAAGATTTTCCCAATCTGCGTGTGCCAACTTAAGATAAAGTGTATGTATTGACCCACTACTCGGACCTTATCGCCCCACCAACCACTCGGTTGCTGATGTTGATGGGGTGCGAAGATCCGAGTAGTGGGTCgtttcacaaccttcacaaccttcacaacctttCGATTCCTTTTCGCTTTCTTTTCGCTTCCTTTGCGCTTCCTCTCGCATAGTTCGCTATTCCATTCCAATACGGGTTCCATCAAACACCAAGCATATCATGTCGCACAGTGGTCTTCTTGATTCAATATCCCATCAGCGAGAACGTTTTGGGAATGACCTCAAGCTTCATTTTAGGACCAACTCCCACAAAATCCATGTCGCCTTTCAGACTACGTACGATCCAAGCAACAAAGAACAACAACGGGTCGCCAGGCAGCTCACGGGAATATGAGTACTGGGGGATTATATTTGGATTCTTGCAGTCACTTCTATTTGCTATACCAACTTCCGGACCATGAAGAACTTCGATATGCAGTTATTAGCACTCAGAACGTGGACAAAGGAGAATCCTATCCCTACTCCTCtagaagcagaagcaaattCAATTCTGCTCCAAATGGAAGAGAAACAAACGGCTATCTTTCAGAGTATGTTGTTAGCTTCGGGGTACTAGTTCTTGCTAATGAATATTAGAGTCtagagagagaaggaagacGAAAATCAACCACCAAGATACACTGGGCCCTGGACTACCATTTCAGCTTGAGCTCAACTCCAATGCGGTGCCCCAAGAAAAGCTGCAGTTTCTCGATACAATCGACCGAATGTGTAAAAGAGATCAAACTGGGATTGTAAGAGTCACCCGTATTGATGAGCTCCATGATCATCTACAACGCCCATTTGGAAAACCAATACTCTGGCGAGGATATGCTAAGGAACCCCGTCTTCATGGTCTCCCATTATCTATACCGGAACTTCTTCAGAAGTTACGTCTCCTGGGTATAGATTCGTTGGAGGTCTACAATTATGCGAGAACCGACTCTAATTACACCGAAACACTGGATAACATTCTTGACCATTTTCAAGCGCCTCCTGGTACTCGCGACCCGCTGAACTTTCTGGATATCCGCAACTTCTTCGCATCTCGAGTCCCAGTCGAGATTAATGAAGTTGACCTACTTCGCTTGGCTCGCCGACGACATGGAACAATGCCAGCCCCAGAATTCAAGAAGTCGCGTCTCCATGTGGCCCCGGCGGATAATTCCGCTTCGGAACTCAAACGATCAGCATCCAAGTCCCAGAAGTTACATACCTTAATGGATGCTGCGGACCATGAGTTTCTCCTACTCTCTAGTCAAGGTTCTATCTCTACGCTGCATGGTGATACAGCAGGAGGAGCGACATTTATCACGGTCATTTCTGGAAGAAAGCCCTGGTATCTGCCGCGAAATATGGACCGGGAGGCTTCTGAGATTCTCGCTACGTTTGGAAGTTCTACTCCTGAGACGTACAATGGCTTCATCAAGATTGAGTTACTGCCTGGAGATCTTCTGTATGTGCCATGACTAGAATATATTTATGTTACTAATGTATCTACTAGTATAATGCCCCCTGGTTGTCCACACGCTGTTGCCACGCCAGAGCACACACTAGCATTTGGAGGTTCATTCTACACACTACCACATCTTGGTTCTAGCCTCCGGGTGTTAGCAATCCAAGACAGGGCGGGAACTATCTTCAGCAATGAGGACATCAAGGAGCAAGACTTGATAAATTTCATTGAAATGTTGGTGACATGCAAGGACTTGCTGCAGGAGAATATCATCTCGCCGGAGCTATTAGCAAGTGTTGTGTCTAGTAGTATGTGCTGGGGTGCTGTGAAAAATAAGCAGCAGCGCAGGATACAGGAACTTATCCAGGAGATCCAAGGAGAGATAGAGAAGAGGTTTGACTAGGTTTAAAATTGTTCAAGAGGGACGGCGCACAGGAACAGGGGTGGCTAATACGGGAGTCAAGCGTGGGAAAACGAGAAAAGGCAGAAAGGAAAAATATAAAGTACCTGAATGTCGTGATTGCCACATACCAACGCTTGTCCTCCAGATAGATCAAATCTGTCGGGTATACGTATTCCATACCCGAGCTGCTTATCGAATGGATGTAGACCCAGCTGAACAATGCTACAAATCCTACTACCTTCCAAATTAAGCACCAGGGGTTATTTTGTGGGCAGTAGTTGACAGATCGTAAGCTGAGCAGTCTTGTGGCACAAGGGGCACTTCATAATGTCAAAGTGATATTCAGCGCTTTTATTTAGAGTGCCAAAAACCATAACGCAGGTATCGCAAATTATATACCGGCACTGATTGCGTCTTTTCTGATACTTGCCGACGACCTGGTTGGATTCATTGAATGGAAGAACGGCGTAAAATGAGCAAACACGGCATTACAATGTTGGTTTTTGTCGTTATCCCCTAGATGGAAGCGTGGGATTGTTAACACTACATACTCTCTTGTCGTTCGTCCGGATTCTGAGTCAAGAGTCCCGGGAGCATCTCAAGCATACCGTAAATACTCAACAGAATCATTCTGAATTCCTCCTGCCATATTTCTTTAAAATAATACAAAAAAAGCCTTAACACTCACCAAAATGATGTATAGTACAATTTGTAGAACACTAGATCCAGGCATGGCCCGCATAAATAGTACGTTCGTCTAGATTTGGTGAGGCATAGGATGAGCGTTTCTTCTCGCCTTTTTCTGAGGTAATAGCTACACTGCTATCTTGCGTAATCTTACAGAAGGATTCAGGCAAACTTGAAATGTAATGGTTATAGCAGTTGAAAGTTAAAATGAGGAATTAGGTGGGCATTTTTAGTAATTATTTTTACTTGCCCGAAGTTGCAATATGTCAGGCCATATTGACTGCATAGCATGAAATAACGATTATATAGAGTTTCATAACTCCGTAGAGCAAATGGTTATGCCCCTGGGAGCACTTGAACCCCTAGGGACTAAACAAGAGTTCCTGGGAGTCGTCTAGTGCCCCAACTTTCCATGATCATTTCCAGTAAGTTTAAGTTTTAAAGCCCTAAAGCCctaaagccctaagcccAAAGTGCTACTGCGGGAGGTTTCAGCCGTATTTACCACTAGGCAAAATGGCGGCAAACCCCCTGGATCTATTAGCTCCTAGGAAAAGTTGAGAACCTGGATCAAATTCTGGCCCCTATGTATGAACTTCAACAATCTAATTAATTAGTTACACTCCTACACATAATTGGTTCATTGCTTCTATGCTTCTCCATTTGCTTTTAGTATATAACCTGCTTCTCCCAGGTTTTCTGCTCAGCTAGCCTACCCCCAAGGGAAGTACTTCGTTGCTACCACGCATTTCGAGCTACATCGAATTTTCCCCCGCAATTCTTTTACACATAAGGCatcttctcaagaagtgGTTATTTGCAAAGAGCTCGTACACTCTGATGCAATGTTTGAAGGATACAAGTTTTTCAAAGCAGATCCTAGCCTAGGGCAAAGGTCAACGTGGGCCCGGGCAGAGCGAATTAAATTGCAAATCGAACAGAACGAGCTCTACTCCATGGTCCATGAGCGGGCAGACGCGTATTCTGCTCAACAGCAAGATCAACATGTGGGCTACAACTGCCGTGCACAGATCAACCAGCTGGTCCAAGATCGACAAGATGAGGATCCAAAGACTAAGTGGAGCTGTGTGTATGTCAAACAAACAGTCTTCATGTTGGTCATCATCATGGGGAGACCAGCGCAAATGGGAAAATATCCCAGAACGCCTATGGGAGATCTCGTGGATCTCAGTCCCAGAGCTCTCCTTTACCCGCCCGAGAGCGAGATGAATTATCCCGGATATTCCAGTCTAGGTGGAGATTATGGAATGTCACAATACCCCGACCACTTATATCAAGTGGCTCCAACATCACCAgcctgtatgttgtacgccTTTTTCTTACCCCGAACATCGCCTTAACCTGGATCAACTCCCGCTATATGAAAGGTAAGCAGGCCAactccttt
The nucleotide sequence above comes from Penicillium digitatum chromosome 1, complete sequence. Encoded proteins:
- a CDS encoding transcription factor jumonji jmjC domain-containing protein, yielding MKNFDMQLLALRTWTKENPIPTPLEAEANSILLQMEEKQTAIFQKSRERRKTKINHQDTLGPGLPFQLELNSNAVPQEKLQFLDTIDRMCKRDQTGIVRVTRIDELHDHLQRPFGKPILWRGYAKEPRLHGLPLSIPELLQKLRLLGIDSLEVYNYARTDSNYTETLDNILDHFQAPPGTRDPLNFLDIRNFFASRVPVEINEVDLLRLARRRHGTMPAPEFKKSRLHVAPADNSASELKRSASKSQKLHTLMDAADHEFLLLSSQGSISTLHGDTAGGATFITVISGRKPWYLPRNMDREASEILATFGSSTPETYNGFIKIELLPGDLLIMPPGCPHAVATPEHTLAFGGSFYTLPHLGSSLRVLAIQDRAGTIFSNEDIKEQDLINFIEMLVTCKDLLQENIISPELLASVVSSSMCWGAVKNKQQRRIQELIQEIQGEIEKRFD